In Scatophagus argus isolate fScaArg1 chromosome 7, fScaArg1.pri, whole genome shotgun sequence, a genomic segment contains:
- the kcnj11l gene encoding potassium inwardly rectifying channel subfamily J member 11, like isoform X1, whose product MKSTMLARKGLLPDGFLLTRLAEDQNRLNRSRSRSQKARFITKTGSCNVAHKNIREQGRFLQDVFTTMVDLKWQHSFLIFTSAFLCSWMLFAMIWWLLAFAHGDLEPRDPNGELGPGPVPCVTAIHSFTSAFLFSIEVQVTIGFGGRMVTEECPLAITVLIIQNILGLIINAVMLGCVFMKTAQANRRAETLIFSRNAVIAPRNGRPTFMFRVGDLRKSMIISATIQLQVIRRTVTAEGEVIPVSQLDIQVENPLRSNGIFLVSPLIISHTIDRGSPLYEVSAQSLGSEDLEIIVILEGVVETTGITMQARTSYTPDEILWGRRFVSIMTEEDGRYCVDYSKFGNTVPVRMPSLSAKELDQTRGVQEGGSDAHLQGWGLVRAGRGGFRRGGRTCDSSASQPWYAQSEKCEKEVEERGQKKTVQLEVIGRQTEEDGLGEMSE is encoded by the exons ATGAAAAG CACCATGTTGGCCAGGAAAGGCCTCCTGCCCGACGGCTTCCTGCTGACCCGTCTGGCTGAGGACCAGAACCGCCTGAACCGCAGCCGCTCCAGATCTCAGAAGGCCCGCTTCATCACCAAGACCGGATCCTGCAACGTGGctcacaaaaacatcagagagcag GGTCGCTTCCTGCAGGATGTCTTCACCACCATGGTGGACCTGAAGTGGCAGCACTCCTTCCTCATCTTCACCTCAGCCTTCCTCTGCTCTTGGATGCTCTTTGCTATGATCTGGTGGCTGCTGGCCTTCGCTCACGGAGACCTGGAGCCCCGTGATCCCAACGGCGAGCTGGGCCCGGGCCCCGTCCCCTGCGTCACCGCCATCCACTCCTTCACCTCAGCCTTCCTCTTCTCCATTGAAGTCCAG GTGACCATCGGGTTTGGCGGCAGGATGGTGACGGAGGAGTGTCCTCTGGCCATCACCGTGTTGATCATCCAGAATATTCTGGGGCTGATCATCAATGCCGTGATGCTCGGCTGCGTCTTCATGAAGACGGCACAGGCCAACCGCCGAGCAGAGACGCTCATCTTCTCCAGAAACGCCGTCATCGCGCCACGAAACGGCCGTCCAACCTTCATGTTCAGAGTCGGAGACCTGAGGAAAAGTATGATCATCTCTGCCACCATCCAACTGCAG GTGATCCGGCGGACGGTGACGGCGGAGGGTGAGGTGATCCCGGTGTCCCAGCTGGACATCCAGGTGGAGAACCCTCTGAGGAGTAACGGCATCTTCCTGGTTTCCCCTCTGATCATCAGCCACACCATCGACAGAGGAAGTCCTCTGTACGAGGTCTCCGCCCAGTCGCTGGGCTCTGAGGACCTGGAGATCATAGTCATCCTGGAAG GCGTGGTGGAAACGACGGGGATCACCATGCAGGCTCGGACCTCCTACACTCCCGATGAGATCCTGTGGGGGAGGCGCTTCGTCTCCATCATGACTGAGGAGGACGGACGTTACTGCGTCGACTACTCCAAGTTCGGCAACACGGTTCCTGTCAGGATGCCATCTCTCAGTGCCAAGGAGCTGGACCAGACCAGGGGCGTCCAGGAGGGCGGCTCGGATGCCCACCTGCAGGGCTGGGGCTTGGTCCGGGCCGGGAGGGGAGGCTTCCGCAGAGGGGGCCGGACCTGCGATAGCTCCGCCTCTCAGCCCTGGTACGCCCAATCAGAGAAATGtgagaaagaggtggaggagagaggacagaagaaaacGGTGCAGCTGGAAGTGATTGGAcgacagacagaagaggacgGATTGGGAGAGATGAGCGAAtga
- the kcnj11l gene encoding potassium inwardly rectifying channel subfamily J member 11, like isoform X2 produces MLARKGLLPDGFLLTRLAEDQNRLNRSRSRSQKARFITKTGSCNVAHKNIREQGRFLQDVFTTMVDLKWQHSFLIFTSAFLCSWMLFAMIWWLLAFAHGDLEPRDPNGELGPGPVPCVTAIHSFTSAFLFSIEVQVTIGFGGRMVTEECPLAITVLIIQNILGLIINAVMLGCVFMKTAQANRRAETLIFSRNAVIAPRNGRPTFMFRVGDLRKSMIISATIQLQVIRRTVTAEGEVIPVSQLDIQVENPLRSNGIFLVSPLIISHTIDRGSPLYEVSAQSLGSEDLEIIVILEGVVETTGITMQARTSYTPDEILWGRRFVSIMTEEDGRYCVDYSKFGNTVPVRMPSLSAKELDQTRGVQEGGSDAHLQGWGLVRAGRGGFRRGGRTCDSSASQPWYAQSEKCEKEVEERGQKKTVQLEVIGRQTEEDGLGEMSE; encoded by the exons ATGTTGGCCAGGAAAGGCCTCCTGCCCGACGGCTTCCTGCTGACCCGTCTGGCTGAGGACCAGAACCGCCTGAACCGCAGCCGCTCCAGATCTCAGAAGGCCCGCTTCATCACCAAGACCGGATCCTGCAACGTGGctcacaaaaacatcagagagcag GGTCGCTTCCTGCAGGATGTCTTCACCACCATGGTGGACCTGAAGTGGCAGCACTCCTTCCTCATCTTCACCTCAGCCTTCCTCTGCTCTTGGATGCTCTTTGCTATGATCTGGTGGCTGCTGGCCTTCGCTCACGGAGACCTGGAGCCCCGTGATCCCAACGGCGAGCTGGGCCCGGGCCCCGTCCCCTGCGTCACCGCCATCCACTCCTTCACCTCAGCCTTCCTCTTCTCCATTGAAGTCCAG GTGACCATCGGGTTTGGCGGCAGGATGGTGACGGAGGAGTGTCCTCTGGCCATCACCGTGTTGATCATCCAGAATATTCTGGGGCTGATCATCAATGCCGTGATGCTCGGCTGCGTCTTCATGAAGACGGCACAGGCCAACCGCCGAGCAGAGACGCTCATCTTCTCCAGAAACGCCGTCATCGCGCCACGAAACGGCCGTCCAACCTTCATGTTCAGAGTCGGAGACCTGAGGAAAAGTATGATCATCTCTGCCACCATCCAACTGCAG GTGATCCGGCGGACGGTGACGGCGGAGGGTGAGGTGATCCCGGTGTCCCAGCTGGACATCCAGGTGGAGAACCCTCTGAGGAGTAACGGCATCTTCCTGGTTTCCCCTCTGATCATCAGCCACACCATCGACAGAGGAAGTCCTCTGTACGAGGTCTCCGCCCAGTCGCTGGGCTCTGAGGACCTGGAGATCATAGTCATCCTGGAAG GCGTGGTGGAAACGACGGGGATCACCATGCAGGCTCGGACCTCCTACACTCCCGATGAGATCCTGTGGGGGAGGCGCTTCGTCTCCATCATGACTGAGGAGGACGGACGTTACTGCGTCGACTACTCCAAGTTCGGCAACACGGTTCCTGTCAGGATGCCATCTCTCAGTGCCAAGGAGCTGGACCAGACCAGGGGCGTCCAGGAGGGCGGCTCGGATGCCCACCTGCAGGGCTGGGGCTTGGTCCGGGCCGGGAGGGGAGGCTTCCGCAGAGGGGGCCGGACCTGCGATAGCTCCGCCTCTCAGCCCTGGTACGCCCAATCAGAGAAATGtgagaaagaggtggaggagagaggacagaagaaaacGGTGCAGCTGGAAGTGATTGGAcgacagacagaagaggacgGATTGGGAGAGATGAGCGAAtga
- the LOC124061391 gene encoding CD59 glycoprotein — MKRCLGLFLLVCFGMLHLGSGLRCYKCSDYAGRCENVQECTNEDSCISLSEKGGKTIRQCIRYTDCDMSRLGHMFPSISSFTYRCCSSNLCNSGNAVTTATPILALAGALLSVWWCWM, encoded by the exons ATGAAGCGCTGCCTTGGACTGTTCCTGCTCGTCTGTTTTGGGATGCTTCATTTGG gtTCTGGACTTCGTTGCTACAAGTGCTCTGACTACGCGGGACGCTGCGAGAACGTGCAGGAGTGCACAAATGAAGACTCCTGCATATCTCTGAGTGAAAAGG GTGGGAAGACCATCCGTCAGTGTATCAGGTACACAGACTGCGATATGTCCCGTCTTGGCCACATGTTCCCCTCGATCTCCAGCTTCACCTAccgctgctgcagcagcaacctGTGCAACTCCGGCAACGCTGTTACCACGGCAACGCCCATCCTGGCTCTGGCGGGGGCCCTGCTGAGTGTTTGGTGGTGCTGGATGTAA